The sequence ACGGGTACGACTCGATACTCGCCGAACTGCGCGCCGGCCGGAAGGTGAGCCACTGGATGTGGTACGTGTTCCCGCAGGTCGACGGCTTGGGCAGCAGCTCGATGGCCCGTCGGTACGCGATCGGCTCGCTCGACGAGGCCCGCGCCTACCTGGCCCACCCGGTGCTCCGCGCGCGCCTCGACGCGGCCGTCGACGCGCTCCTCGGCGTCGACGGGCGCAGCATCACGACGATCCTGGGCCCGGTCGACGCGATGAAGCTCCGCTCGTCGATGACGCTGTTCGACGCGGCCGAGCCGGAAGCCGGCGGATTCCGGAAAATCCTGGACAAGTACTTCCACGGCCAGTCCGACGACCGGACGACGGCCCTTCTGCCCTAGCCGACCGTCGTGTGACGATGCAGCGATGGACATCGTCGCCCAGGCTCGGCAGCACACGCTCGGTGACCTCCCCCGACGCTCGGCGCGCCGGTTCGGGAGCAAGACCGCGATCATCGACGGCGACACCCGCCTGACGTTCGCCGAGCTGGACGCGGTCGTCGACCGCACCGCCGCCGGGCTCGACGCGGCCGGGCTGGAGAAGGGCGACCGGCTCGCGCTGCTCTCGCACAACTGCTGGCAGTTCGCGGTGCTCCAGTACGCGACCGCCCGCCGGGGCGTCGTCCTCGTCCCGATCAACTTCATGCTCGGGCCGGACGAGATCGCCTACGTCCTCGACCACAGCGGCGCGGCCGCGTTCGTCGTCGAGGACGCCCTGACCTCGACGGCGGAGAAGGCGATCGCCGCGTCGGCCGGCACCGTGACGCACCGGTTCGCGATCGGTGACGGCCAGCCCGGCTGGCCCAGCGTCACCGAGCTCACCGACTACGACGGGCCGCAGCCGCCGGACGTGCTGGTCGCGGACGACGACCCGACCCGGCTGATGTACACGAGCGGCACAGAGTCGCGTCCGAAGGGCGCGATCCTCACCAGCCGGGCGCTGCTCTGGCAGTACGCGAGCTGCGCGATCGACGGCGAGATGACGTTCGACGACATCGAGGTGCACTCGCTGCCGCTCTACCACTGCGCGCAGCTGGACTGCTTCCTCAACGTCGACGTCTACACCGGCGCGACCAGCGTCATCCTGCCCGCCCCGGCGCCCGCGGCGATCCTGCGGGCGATCGAGGAGCACGGGGCGACGAAGTTCTTCGCCCCGCCGACCGTGTGGATCGCGTTACTGCGCTCGCCCGAGTTCGACAGCACCGACCTCTCCACGCTGCGCAAGGGCTACTACGGCGCATCCCCGATGCCGGTCGAGATCCTGCAGGAGCTGTCCCGGCGCCTGCCGGACGTCCGCTTCTGGAACTTCTACGGCCAGACCGAGATGGCTCCGCTCGCGACGATCCTCCGGCCCGACGAGCAGATCCCGCACGCGGGATCGGCCGGGCGTCCGGCCATCAACGTCGAGACGATCGTGGTGGACGAGGCTGATCAGCCGGTGCCGGTCGGCGTCGTCGGGGAGATCGTGCACCGGAGCCCGCACGCGACCCTCGGCTACTACCGGGACGACGAGAAGACCGCCGACGCGTTCCGCAACGGTTGGTTCCACTCCGGGGACCTCGGGGTGTTCGACGCCGACGGGTATCTGAGCGTCGTCGACCGGAAGAAGGACATGATCAAGACGGGCGGGGAGAACGTCGCCAGCCGTGAGGTCGAGGAGGCGCTGTACCAGCACGCGGGGATCGCCGAGGTCGCGGTGTTCGGCATCGACCATCCGTACTGGGTGGAGGCGGTGACCGCGGTCGTGGTCCCTCGAGAGCCCGGTCTCGATCCGGACGAGGTGCTGGCGTTCGGGAGGTCGGTGCTGGCCGGGTTCAAGACGCCGAAGTACGTGGTGATCGCGGAGGCGTTGCCGAAGAATCCGAGCGGGAAGATCTTGAAGAGGGAGCTCCGGGCCCGGTACGGCCACCTCGGCCAGAGCTAGCCGACGGGCGTCTCGGCCGGGGCCTCGTAGCTGAAAAGGGTCAGATCGACCGGGTTCACGACGTCGGGTAAGCAACCGCTCTTGACGACCTCCGACGGGTTGCCCAGCACGATCGAGTGCGCCGGGACGTCGTGCGTGACCAGCGCGCCGGCCAGGATCCGGGAGCCTCGTCCGACGCGGACTCCCCCGGTGACGACCGCATTCGGTCCAATCCAGACCTCGTCCTCGATGACCGGATAGCGGGTCGTGCGGGTGCCGTCGGGAGCGATCGAATCGGCCTGGCCGATCGTCACGCCGTGGAAGAGCGTGACGTTGGCGCCGATCGTCGCGCCCGGGCTCACGACCAGACCCCAGCCGTGCTGGATCGCCAGCCCCGGCCCGATGCGCGTCGCCGCGGGCAGGTCGGCCGCGCCCCGGCCGGACGTGTACCGGTGGGCGATCCGCGCCGGCAGTAGGGCCACGCGCGCGAGCCCACCGCGGCCGGCCAGCCGCTGAATCAGGCGCAAAGTACAGGTCATCCGGAAAGTGCGACTCCGGACGAATAGTTTCAGCATTCCCGAGCGCCCGAAATCGCCATTGATCCGGAATGCGTCAGCGTCAGCCGGTCGGAGGGTGCGCATATCGGGTCCCTTTAGCCTTGTGCATTGTTGGCGGAAATTTACCCCGCTAGTAGCACCGCTACCAGGGCCAGCGCGGCCGGAACCGTCTGCACATAGAGAATTCGGCGGCTGACCGTGAGCGCGCCGTAAATGCCCGCCACCACCACACAGAGCAGAAAGAACACCGCGAACGAGAAATCGTCGGCGATCAGGCTCCAGATCAGGCCGGCGGCCAGGAATCCGTTGTACAGCCCCTGGTTCGCCGCGAGCGTCGCACTCTCGGCCGCGAATTCCGGCGTCGTGCCGAACGTCCGCTGCCCGCGCGGCCCACGCCAGAGGAACATCTCCAGCACGAGGATGTACACGTGGATCACCGCGACCACGCCGACCAGGACTTTCGCTGCTAGTTCCACAGCGCCGGAGCGTACGGTTCCCGCCCGTCCGGGTGAATAGCGGGGATCCCTCGCGCGGGCGAGGTTTCTGTCGGGGGTGCCGTGCACACTGGATCGGTGCCGGCCCGGTACCGCGTCGATCTCCTGGTGGCCGCGTTCGTCGCGGTGCCGGTCACCGGGCAGCTCGTCAGCGCCTCGGACGTCACGGTGTTGGGCGTGCTGCTCAACGCCGGCACGGTGGTGCCGCTGGTCTGGCGAAGGCGGGCTCCGTTCGCCGCCGCGCTGGCCGTGTTCGCGGCCGGGCTGCTCGCCTCGGCGTACGCCCGGCCCGGGCAGATGCTGCAGTACGGCGCGCTCGTCGCCGGATATACGGTCGCCGACCTGGCCCGGCACCGGTGGCAGCGGTGGGGCGTGCTGGTCGGGCAGTGTCTGTTGATCCCGCCCGGCGCGATCTGGATCAAGCACAACACGCTGCCCGAGTTCCTGTTCACGATGCTGCTGCCGATCGCCGCGTGGCTGCTCGGCACGCTCGCCCGGGCGAATCGCGAGCGGAGCGACGCGCTGGCCGCCCGTGCGTCCGATCTGGAGCGTCGGCTGGCCGCCGACGCCGCCCGCGCCGCCGCGGAGGAGCGCGCCCGGATCGCGCGCGACATGCACGACGTGCTCGCCCACGCGGTGAGCGTGATGGTCGTGCAGGCCGAGGCCGGTCCGGTCGTGGTCCGGTCCGACCCCGAGCGCGCCGAGCGCGCCTTCGAGGCGATCGCGGCCGCCGGCCGCGATGCGATGGTGCAGCTCCGCCGCTCCCTGGGCGTTCTCAAGGCCCATTCGGACGTCGCTGAGCTCGCGCCGCAGCCGACGGTCGCCGCGATTCCCGACCTGGTGGCGCGAGTCAGCGCGACGCACCTGCGGGTGACGACGGAGGTGACAGGCGCGCCGGTGCCCCTCCCGCCGGACGCGGAGCTGGCCGCGTACCGGATCGTCCAGGAGGCGCTCACGAACGCGGTGAGACACGCCTCCGCGAGGGCGGTGGAGATCCGGCTCGACTGGGAGCCGGGCGGCCTGAAGGTGTCCGTCCGAGACGATGGCCAAGCGGTGTCATCGAGCGCCGGACCGGTCGCCAGGGGCCGCGAGCCGACCGCAGCGAGCGCCCGGGAGATCGGTGCGTCCGAGGCGAGCCCGGCCGGAGCCGGGGCCGGGGTGGCCGGGGCGGCCCGGGCCGGGTTAGCCGGGGCCGGCGGGGATGCAGCCGGGGTCAGCGCGGCTCGGGCGGAGGTGGCCGGTGCGCCTCAGGCGGGGGTGGCCGGCGCGGCTTGGGCGGAGGTGGCCGGGGCCGGCGCGGCCGGAAGGGATGTGGCCGGGGCGGGCGCGGCCGAAAGGGATGCGGCCGGAGTCAGCGCGGCTCGGGCGGGTCTGGCCGGGGCCGGCGCGGCCGAGGCGCGCACGGTCGGCACCGGTGCGATCGACAGGGATGCAGCCGGGATCGGCGCGGCTCGGCCGGGTGCGGCCGGGGCCGAGGCGGGCATGGTCGGCGCCGGTGCGGTCGGTATGGATCCGGTCGCGGTTGGCGCGGCAGCGGTCGGCGCTGGAAGGCTCGGTGGTCGCGGCGGGATCGGACAGGGGCTGATCGGGGTGCGGGAGCGCGCGGCGGCGTGCGGCGGGTGGGCATCCGCCGGGCCGGCGGAGGGCGGTGGGTTCGTCGTTCGGGCCTGGCTTCCCGCGCTTCCTTCCCGCGCCACCACCGAACCAGTCCCCCCGGGCGCGAACCCCCGCGCCGCCAGTCACCACCACGCCGGCCGACACCCCGCTAGCCCTAGCCGCATCACCAGTCATCACCACGCCGGCCCCCACCACCTCGTCCGTCACGGCGGCGCCGTCCGCTTCCGCCACGTCCTCCACCGCCACCACCCCCGCCGCTTCGACCCCCGCCACCAGCGCGACCGCCACCACCGCGACCGCTGCCACCACGCCCGCCACCAGCGCGCTCGCGAACCCCACGGTCACCGGCACCACCGCAACCGCCACCACCAGCAGCACGACCGGCGGCAGCACGACCGCCGGCAACGCGGCCACCGGCACTACGCCCACCACCAGCACCGCGACCGTCGGCACAGCGACTACCACCAGCACGGT comes from Cryptosporangium phraense and encodes:
- a CDS encoding DUF1810 domain-containing protein, encoding MDYRLERFVSAQDSGDGYDSILAELRAGRKVSHWMWYVFPQVDGLGSSSMARRYAIGSLDEARAYLAHPVLRARLDAAVDALLGVDGRSITTILGPVDAMKLRSSMTLFDAAEPEAGGFRKILDKYFHGQSDDRTTALLP
- a CDS encoding acyl-CoA synthetase — protein: MDIVAQARQHTLGDLPRRSARRFGSKTAIIDGDTRLTFAELDAVVDRTAAGLDAAGLEKGDRLALLSHNCWQFAVLQYATARRGVVLVPINFMLGPDEIAYVLDHSGAAAFVVEDALTSTAEKAIAASAGTVTHRFAIGDGQPGWPSVTELTDYDGPQPPDVLVADDDPTRLMYTSGTESRPKGAILTSRALLWQYASCAIDGEMTFDDIEVHSLPLYHCAQLDCFLNVDVYTGATSVILPAPAPAAILRAIEEHGATKFFAPPTVWIALLRSPEFDSTDLSTLRKGYYGASPMPVEILQELSRRLPDVRFWNFYGQTEMAPLATILRPDEQIPHAGSAGRPAINVETIVVDEADQPVPVGVVGEIVHRSPHATLGYYRDDEKTADAFRNGWFHSGDLGVFDADGYLSVVDRKKDMIKTGGENVASREVEEALYQHAGIAEVAVFGIDHPYWVEAVTAVVVPREPGLDPDEVLAFGRSVLAGFKTPKYVVIAEALPKNPSGKILKRELRARYGHLGQS
- a CDS encoding serine O-acetyltransferase, producing the protein MALLPARIAHRYTSGRGAADLPAATRIGPGLAIQHGWGLVVSPGATIGANVTLFHGVTIGQADSIAPDGTRTTRYPVIEDEVWIGPNAVVTGGVRVGRGSRILAGALVTHDVPAHSIVLGNPSEVVKSGCLPDVVNPVDLTLFSYEAPAETPVG
- a CDS encoding DUF1304 domain-containing protein: MELAAKVLVGVVAVIHVYILVLEMFLWRGPRGQRTFGTTPEFAAESATLAANQGLYNGFLAAGLIWSLIADDFSFAVFFLLCVVVAGIYGALTVSRRILYVQTVPAALALVAVLLAG